A window of Spodoptera frugiperda isolate SF20-4 chromosome 17, AGI-APGP_CSIRO_Sfru_2.0, whole genome shotgun sequence contains these coding sequences:
- the LOC118276635 gene encoding thioredoxin-2, translated as MSIHIKDSDDLKNRLAEAGDKLVVIDFMATWCGPCKMIGPKLDEMANEMSDCIVVLKVDVDECEDIATEYNINSMPTFVFVKNSKKIEEFSGANVDKLRNTIIKLK; from the exons ATGTCGATCCACATCAAGGACTCCGATGACCTGAAGAACAGGCTGGCCGAGGCCGGCGACAAGCTGGTGGTGATCGACTTCATGGCCACCTGGTGCGGACCCTGCAAGATGATCGGGCCCAAACTAGACGAGATGGCCAATGAAATGTCTGACTGCATCGTTGTTCTTAAG GTGGACGTTGACGAGTGCGAGGACATCGCGACGGAGTACAACATCAACTCCATGCCCACCTTCGTGTTCGTGAAGAACAGCAAGAAAATAGAGGAATTCTCCGGCGCTAATGTAGACAAGCTGAGGAACACAATTATCAAGCTTAAGTAA
- the LOC118276925 gene encoding puff-specific protein Bx42 produces MASLSSLLPAPTQQVWDRDDERKAKRVGSALVVSQTSVPPYGQRKGWVPRAEEDFGDGGAFPEIHVAQYPLGMGARGKESTSNALAVQLDESGRVKYSAIARQGHSADKIIYSKLTDLLPSEVLAEDDPTLQKPDDEDIQDITEKTKLALEKLTNAKISAAMPVKAAPKAAPAQYIRYTPAQQGGQFNSGAKQRVIRMVEAQSDPMEPPRFQINKKIPRAAPSPPAPVLHSPPRRVSVKQQRDWKVPPCVSHWKNAKGYTIPLDKRLAADGRGLQQVHINENFSKLAEALYIADRKAREAVEARAQLERRLAQREKEKKEEHLRMLAQRARDHRAGIRAPDEDPESNEVDESGLTAAERDKLRADRHKERQRDRNLARAAPDKRSKLVKDRERDISEQIALGLPAKSNQGGEAMFDQRLFNNSKGMDSGYGDDEAYNVYDKPWRNQDNVGAHIYRPSRNADKDNYGGDIDAIVNTRRFVADKEFAGTSSSNSRAGPVQFEKDAPSSRDEPSQSRSNQPDADFDPFGLDRFLSEAKRADKSGRKRDHHDRHDQHGKKRRD; encoded by the exons ATGGCGTCGTTGTCGAG tcTATTGCCTGCGCCTACACAGCAGGTGTGGGATCGTGATGATGAGAGGAAAGCCAAGCGTGTTGGTAGTGCCTTAGTAGTATCACAGACCAGTGTGCCTCCATATGGACAGAGGAAAGGATGGGTTCCCAGAGCAGAGGAGGACTTTGGAG ATGGAGGAGCCTTCCCAGAGATCCATGTGGCTCAGTACCCGCTGGGCATGGGTGCCCGAGGCAAGGAGAGCACTTCCAATGCCTTAGCCGTCCAGTTAGATGAGTCGGGGAGAGTTAAATACTCGGCTATTGCTAGACAAGGCCATAGTGCAGATAAG ATAATATACTCAAAACTAACAGACTTGTTGCCTTCGGAAGTACTAGCGGAAGATGACCCGACACTCCAGAAACCTGATGATGAAGACATTCAGGATATCACAGAAAAGACAAAGCTAGCTTTAGAAAAACTGACCAATGCTAAAATATCCGCCGCTATGCCTGTTAAAGCTGCTCCCAAAGCT GCTCCGGCACAATACATCAGATACACGCCGGCGCAGCAAGGAGGACAGTTCAATTCTGGGGCTAAGCAGAGAGTTATCAG AATGGTAGAAGCCCAGTCGGACCCGATGGAGCCGCCCCGGTTCCAGATAAACAAGAAGATCCCCCGCGCGGCGCCGTCCCCCCCGGCCCCCGTGCTGCACTCCCCCCCGCGACGGGTGTCCGTCAAGCAACAGAGAGACTGGAAGGTACCACCTTGTGTGTCACACTGGAAGAACGCTAAAG GTTACACAATACCTCTAGACAAGCGTCTAGCAGCGGACGGGAGAGGGTTACAACAAGTACACATCAATGAAAACTTCTCAAAATTAGCTGAAGCGCTTTACATCGCTGACAGAAAGGCGCGAGAGGCCGTGGAGGCGCGCGCGCAACTTGAGAGGAGATTAGCGCAGAGGGAAAAGGAGAAGAAAGAAGAACATCTTAGGATGTTGGCTCAGAGGGCTAGGGATCATAGAGCTG GTATTCGAGCGCCAGACGAGGACCCGGAGAGTAATGAGGTGGACGAGAGCGGTCTGACTGCCGCCGAGAGAGACAAGCTCCGAGCTGATAGGCACAAGGAGAGACAGAGGGACAGGAACCTGGCCAGGGCGGCGCCTGATAAGAG ATCGAAACTAGTAAAGGACCGGGAACGTGATATTTCTGAACAGATCGCCCTCGGCCTGCCCGCGAAGTCGAACCAGGGCGGCGAGGCTATGTTCGACCAGAGACTGTTCAATAATAGCAAAGGAATGGACAGCG GTTACGGCGACGACGAGGCGTACAACGTGTATGACAAGCCGTGGCGCAACCAGGACAACGTGGGCGCGCACATCTACCGTCCCTCCAGGAACGCTGACAAAGACAACTACGGCGGAGACATTGATGCTATTGTTAATACTCGCAG aTTCGTAGCCGACAAAGAGTTTGCGGGAACGAGCAGTAGTAACAGTCGCGCTGGGCCGGTGCAGTTCGAGAAGGATGCACCCTCTAGTAGAGACGAACCT TCCCAGTCGCGCAGTAACCAGCCGGACGCGGACTTCGACCCGTTCGGTCTGGATCGGTTCTTGAGTGAAGCCAAGCGAGCCGACAAATCGGGCCGGAAGCGAGACCACCACGACCGACACGATCAACACGGGAAGAAGAGGAGGGATTAG
- the LOC118276802 gene encoding uncharacterized protein LOC118276802, whose product MPSKKRKYNARFPAGRIKKIMQTDEEVGKVAQAVPIIISRTLELFVESLLSKAMQVTMARNAKTLSPSHVKQCILAESKFDFLRDLVKNIPDVSAAEEKEMMSAESSPNSSRFTEMTGPPRRIAREDSNSSSSCDVKIVPLQPPPNLKRALSTETELPNKHVRTETVTSTSLDTAIDLSKKSTEEKPVVTANFYQETLLTDDMQHRSVIKLNPTYSSPQPSTSYTPELPKIDVPKPAVIEKSVAPRTPVTPVTPILNIDFTKSLAKPEIKLLDTAAVAALPKKETIRQIHRQNSKTVRPEVKKIEVKPVPHIDIDSLNSGNLQIDEDYDT is encoded by the exons ATGCCTTCCAAGAAGAGAAAATACAATGCAAGGTTTCCAGCT ggGCGAATCAAGAAGATTATGCAGACTGATGAGGAAGTGGGGAAAGTGGCCCAAGCTGTACCAATCATAATCT CGCGAACATTGGAGCTGTTTGTGGAGTCATTGCTGAGTAAAGCGATGCAGGTGACGATGGCCAGGAACGCGAAGACGCTCAGTCCTTCACACGTGAAGCAGTGCATCCTAGCCGAATCCAAGTTTGACTTCCTACGGGATCTG GTAAAGAATATCCCCGATGTGTCAGCAGCggaagaaaaagaaatgatGAGCGCTGAAAGTTCACCAAATTCTTctag ATTTACAGAAATGACGGGTCCACCTCGAAGGATAGCAAGGGAAGACTCGAACAGCTCAAGCAGTTGTGACGTCAAAATAGTACCTCTACAGCCTCCACCGAACCTCAAACGGGCGCTGTCCACAGAAACAGAGCTACCCAATAAACACGTGAGGACGGAGACCGTCACGTCGACCTCATTAGACACAGCCATAGACCTTTCAAAGAAGTCCACGGAAGAGAAACCGGTGGTAACAGCGAACTTTTACCAAGAGACGTTGTTAACGGACGATATGCAGCACAGGAGTGTGATCAAACTGAACCCCACGTACTCAAGTCCTCAGCCCTCCACGAGCTACACGCCCGAACTACCTAAAATTGATGTGCCAAAACCAGCCGTCATAGAAAAATCCGTAGCACCTAGGACTCCGGTCACACCAGTTACGCCTATCCTAAATATAGACTTTACGAAAAGTCTGGCGAAACCAGAAATTAAATTGTTAGATACCGCGGCAGTGGCTGCTTTACCTAAGAAAGAGACTATACGACAAATTCATAGGCAGAACTCGAAAACGGTTAGGCCTGAAGTGAAAAAGATTGAGGTTAAACCCGTGCCGCACATCGACATAGACAGCTTAAATTCTGGTaatctacagatagatgaagATTATGATACCTGA
- the LOC118276777 gene encoding protein lines: MVLRGHLCGPQLDEGMASDQPVKKKQRIDAPDIDEGSDRSTEDVLTDIFDSENTPAETSEEFPTRNGESPDSGTVSEDAVDCSSLLRLPSDTNVEIIPSCSSSTPHWSSEDDKLLAELRILQDALVGQCLCRFNETAVTQLFDRQLNIVSWPLTCSLTYLSTMQLMFDIYLKQNSTGTICSKIMQACDIFVRNRHDWITEVVELADHKSKFITFVACRVLASFLIVSKDTVDENWLQQIAENIYLFDRINRITVQKINFSLDIIKRIVEWKDVEQHPLEDSSYMNSGNVQVQEDNPFRSTVGYGTTSNDMPSSSHSNLQNAFSNLQTHGAASTSSEQEGPATFRLNEPVLKLSNERDMEQSESPEPPQSRIERVNEHGCVTVVLTDSESFDTSHIKCLTIKTLEHHWPVLVKNMKLLLLRYLNLANAENCILTFFSLWENIISVKANLSVIDTKPFYADLQGFVDLLRNTVLPSLIYTHLLSLFNEVLCYGSTLALQDILPEEICCLAHSIVRFVKDFRLLNDVRVQTSRSGFGFLGNECTILRDYSLGPEVAPLSSSIQLVDQSYGEEEHDDSQSRGEVDKTMLQRMSLLVLKSVAVTVKEMRCDSSDSSIDSSDYNAIQDMQIVERSIRDVLKKLDVFIRNSLEFHPETPFTKMLIHLFSEQDDYLIESMVCTLDITVGIVYRNSMYPDLIPMLNPISSFIEFLKVVSHDSDVLLDYLVSNETCFLLYLLRFLKYVRRNWPKFLETCQQADSGGSRGLDDTMRVLIRLRLQISRLVSKSLFPYNISPVLRLLEVCESLYEGNEFS, translated from the coding sequence ATGGTTTTGAGGGGGCACCTTTGTGGACCACAGTTAGATGAAGGTATGGCCTCAGATCAACCTGTGAAAAAGAAACAGCGGATTGACGCACCAGATATCGACGAAGGTAGTGACCGATCCACGGAGGATGTCCTCACTGACATATTTGATTCTGAGAATACCCCTGCTGAGACATCTGAGGAGTTCCCGACTCGGAATGGTGAGTCTCCAGACAGCGGGACGGTCAGCGAAGATGCTGTTGATTGTTCCAGCCTCTTGAGACTCCCAAGCGACACCAATGTAGAAATTATACCATCCTGCTCCAGTTCCACACCACATTGGAGCTCGGAGGATGATAAACTGTTGGCTGAGCTCAGAATACTTCAGGATGCGCTGGTAGGTCAGTGTTTATGTAGATTTAATGAGACGGCAGTAACCCAACTGTTTGACAGACAACTGAATATTGTATCTTGGCCTTTGACATGTTCCCTCACTTATTTATCTACGATGCAGCTAATGTTCgatatatatttaaaacaaaacagtacCGGCACCATATGTTCAAAGATAATGCAGGCATGTGACATTTTTGTTAGAAATAGGCATGATTGGATAACTGAGGTTGTAGAATTGGCAGACCATAAAAGTAAATTCATAACATTTGTAGCCTGTAGAGTATTAGCTAGCTTTCTAATAGTGTCAAAAGACACGGTTGATGAGAACTGGCTTCAGCAAATAGCTGAAAACATTTACCTGTTTGATAGAATCAATAGGATCACAGTACAAAAGATTAACTTCAGTCTAGATATCATAAAGAGGATAGTTGAGTGGAAAGATGTGGAACAGCACCCTTTAGAAGACAGCAGTTATATGAACTCGGGGAATGTCCAAGTGCAGGAGGATAATCCTTTCAGGAGTACTGTTGGCTATGGGACTACTAGTAACGACATGCCCTCAAGTTCTCACAGTAACCTGCAAAATGCATTTTCGAATCTACAAACACATGGTGCGGCCTCCACGTCTTCAGAGCAGGAAGGACCAGCAACATTCAGATTAAATGAGCCAGTATTAAAGTTATCTAATGAGAGAGATATGGAACAATCAGAATCCCCGGAGCCTCCCCAGTCAAGGATAGAGAGGGTCAATGAACATGGTTGTGTCACGGTTGTGCTCACTGACTCTGAATCCTTCGACACATCACATATAAAGTGCCtaacaattaaaacattagAGCACCACTGGCCTGTGCTGGTAAAAAACATGAAGCTTCTTCTTCTAAGGTACCTGAATTTAGCAAATGCTGAAAATTGTATACTAACGTTTTTCTCATTATGGGAGAATATTATAAGTGTGAAAGCGAATCTCTCAGTAATAGACACAAAACCGTTCTATGCAGACTTACAGGGCTTTGTAGACCTGTTAAGGAATACAGTGCTGCCAAGTCTAATTTATACTCATTTACTCAGTTTGTTCAATGAAGTTCTGTGTTATGGTTCAACATTAGCACTACAAGATATTTTGCCTGAAGAGATATGCTGTCTAGCACACTCGATTGTGAGGTTTGTGAAAGACTTCAGACTTTTAAATGATGTAAGAGTTCAGACAAGTAGAAGTGGTTTTGGGTTTTTAGGGAATGAATGCACAATCCTGAGAGATTATTCTCTAGGCCCCGAAGTAGCGCCGTTATCGTCTTCCATTCAACTTGTCGATCAGAGTTATGGCGAAGAAGAACATGACGACTCGCAATCGAGAGGGGAAGTTGACAAAACAATGCTACAAAGAATGTCGTTATTAGTTCTCAAATCTGTAGCTGTTACTGTGAAGGAAATGCGATGCGATTCCTCCGACAGTTCGATAGATTCTTCAGATTACAACGCGATACAAGACATGCAGATTGTAGAACGATCGATACGCGATGTACTCAAGAAACTAGACGTTTTCATCAGAAATAGTCTCGAGTTCCATCCTGAGACACCATTTACAAAAATGCTGATACATTTGTTTAGTGAACAGGATGATTATTTGATTGAATCTATGGTATGCACTCTTGATATTACAGTAGGGATTGTCTACAGAAACTCAATGTACCCAGACTTAATACCAATGTTGAACCCAATATCTTCTTTCATAGAATTCCTGAAGGTAGTGTCACATGACAGTGATGTGTTGCTGGATTATTTGGTGAGCAACGAGACATGTTTCTTGTTATACTTACTCAGGTTTTTGAAATATGTGAGGAGGAATTGGCCGAAATTCTTGGAGACTTGCCAGCAGGCAGATTCTGGTGGAAGCAGAGGTCTGGATGACACCATGAGGGTACTAATACGATTGAGATTGCAGATCAGTAGACTTGTGTCCAAGTCACTGTTCCCATACAATATCAGTCCTGTGCTAAGGTTGTTGGAAGTGTGTGAGAGTTTGTATGAAGGGAATGAGTTTAGCTGA